The following are encoded together in the Salvia hispanica cultivar TCC Black 2014 chromosome 6, UniMelb_Shisp_WGS_1.0, whole genome shotgun sequence genome:
- the LOC125196940 gene encoding 2-oxoglutarate-dependent dioxygenase 19-like encodes MASRVASSDSFKHFEFDATPKHLSSSSSVPSKFNFTNDRTAFTPDSLPIIDFSALVTGDPHQRSKAVHDLATACRDWGFFILVNHGVPESLMEAMFRVVKEFFSLADSEKKQYEAKSASDPIKCGNFNVANTSNQSFTLWRDYLKLYVHPTFHCPHKPKPLWDVVQEYTLITRELALELIKAVCEALELNQRYVDETLKMESSFQMFATNYYPRCPHPDQAIGIPSHTDPGLFTFLIHNGVAGLQIEHNGKWFNANSPQNSILVNAADQLEIFTNGRCKSVKHRAVLNEEKDRISIVVANGPSGEAVLGPAEALVEKDGRAKYCAMKYEEYLESQLTKSRVDGKSILEQQMICSTN; translated from the exons ATGGCATCAAGAGTTGCATCTTCAGATTCATTTAAGCACTTCGAATTCGATGCCACTCCTAAACACTtgtcatcttcttcttccgtCCCTTCCAAATTCAACTTCACCAACGATCGCACTGCTTTCACTCCCGACTCCCTCCCTATCATCGATTTCTCAGCCCTCGTCACCGGAGATCCTCATCAACGCTCCAAGGCTGTCCACGATCTCGCCACAGCATGTCGGGATTGGGGTTTCTTCATC CTTGTGAATCACGGTGTTCCCGAGAGCTTGATGGAAGCAATGTTTAGAGTAGTAAAAGAGTTCTTCAGTTTGGCTGATTCGGAGAAGAAGCAGTACGAAGCCAAGAGTGCTTCAGATCCCATCAAATGTGGGAATTTCAACGTTGCCAACACTTCAAACCAGAGCTTCACTTTATGGAGAGATTACCTTAAGCTCTATGTGCATCCCACTTTCCACTGCCCCCATAAACCCAAACCTTTGTG GGATGTGGTGCAGGAATACACCCTAATAACGAGGGAATTAGCATTAGAGCTAATCAAAGCAGTATGCGAAGCCCTAGAATTGAATCAACGTTACGTGGATGAAACATTGAAGATGGAATCGAGTTTTCAAATGTTTGCGACCAATTACTATCCACGTTGCCCTCATCCGGACCAAGCCATCGGCATTCCGTCGCATACAGATCCAGGTCTCTTCACATTTCTCATACACAACGGGGTCGCCGGTCTCCAAATCGAGCACAACGGCAAGTGGTTCAACGCCAACTCTCCTCAGAATTCTATTTTGGTCAATGCAGCTGACCAACTTGAG ATATTCACCAATGGAAGGTGCAAGAGTGTGAAACATAGAGCGGTGTTGAATGAGGAGAAAGATAGAATCTCGATCGTGGTGGCGAATGGTCCCTCGGGGGAGGCGGTGCTCGGACCCGCGGAGGCGCTGGTGGAGAAAGATGGGAGAGCAAAGTATTGTGCAATGAAGTATGAAGAGTATCTGGAGTCGCAGCTCACCAAATCACGCGTCGATGGGAAATCCATTTTGGAACAGCAGATGATATGCTCTACCAATTAA